The Mangifera indica cultivar Alphonso chromosome 8, CATAS_Mindica_2.1, whole genome shotgun sequence genome has a window encoding:
- the LOC123223171 gene encoding UDP-arabinopyranose mutase 1-like → MADRLSPPLKDDLDIVIPTIRNLDFLEMWRPFFQPYHLIIVQDGDPSKKIRAPEGFDYELYNRNDVNRVLGPKANCISFKDSACRCFGFLVSKKKYIFTIDDDCFVAKDPSGKEINALAQHIENLLAPSTPFFFNTLYDPFREGVDFVRGYPFSLREGVPTAISHGLWLNIPDYDAPTQLVKPLERNTRYVDAVMTIPKGTLFPMCGMNLAFDRELIGPAMYFGLMGDGQPIGRYDDMWAGWCAKVICDHLKLGVKTGLPYIWHSKASNPFVNLKKEYKGIYWQEDVIPFFQNVVLTKECTTVQKCYIELSKQVKEKLGSLDPYFQKLGDAMLTWIEAWEDLNSTTKAALSQVNGVKQDESSTKQK, encoded by the exons ATGGCCGACCGCTTATCACCGCCTTTGAAAGATGATTTGGACATTGTTATCCCTACCATTAGAAACTTAGATTTCTTGGAGATGTGGCGGCCATTCTTTCAGCCATACCACCTCATCATTGTTCAAGATGGAGATCCAAGCAAGAAGATCCGGGCCCCTGAAGGTTTTGATTACGAGTTGTATAATAGAAACGATGTGAATCGAGTTCTTGGACCCAAAGCCAACTGCATTTCTTTCAAAGACTCCGCTTGTCGCTGCTTCGGATTCTTGGTCTCCAAGAAGAAGTATATCTTCACCATTGACGATGATTGCTTT GTGGCAAAGGATCCAAGTGGAAAAGAGATAAATGCATTGGCACAACACATCGAGAATTTGCTGGCACCATCAACACCATTTTTCTTCAACACACTGTATGATCCATTTAGGGAAGGAGTTGATTTTGTTAGGGGATACCCATTTAGTTTAAGGGAAGGAGTGCCTACTGCTATCTCTCACGGGCTCTGGCTCAACATTCCTGATTATGATGCCCCAACTCAACTTGTCAAGCCTCTTGAGCGCAACACCAG GTATGTGGATGCCGTCATGACAATCCCAAAAGGCACTCTCTTCCCAATGTGTGGAATGAACCTGGCTTTTGATAGGGAACTCATAGGCCCTGCCATGTATTTTGGGCTCATGGGTGACGGCCAACCCATTGGCAGATATGATGATATGTGGGCTGGCTGGTGCGCCAAG GTGATCTGTGATCATCTGAAACTTGGAGTGAAAACGGGACTACCTTACATATGGCACAGTAAGGCAAGCAATCCATTTGTGAATTTGAAGAAAGAATACAAGGGCATATACTGGCAGGAAGATGTAATCCCATTCTTCCAAAACGTTGTCCTTACGAAGGAATGCACTACCGTACAGAAATGCTATATTGAGCTCTCCAAGCAAGTCAAGGAAAAGCTGGGCTCCCTCGATCCTTACTTTCAGAAACTTGGAGATGCCATGCTTACATGGATTGAAGCTTGGGAGGACCTTAACTCAACCACAAAAGCAGCACTTTCTCAGGTCAATGGAGTTAAGCAGGATGAGTCCTCGACCAAACAAAAGTAG
- the LOC123222777 gene encoding probable WRKY transcription factor 75, producing MSMDNSHMLLPSSQRFSTSPSSLNKAIPQTHHFHAQAITNEAKAENKNQHLDDTSISDSKITSQSSGSGAEAVTNEENKGLKKHRYAFQTRSQIDILDDGYRWRKYGQKTVKSGKFPRSYYKCTHKGCNVKKQIQRSSKDEGIVVTTYEGKHTHQIGKLADNFDQILRQMQNYTAF from the exons ATGTCCATGGATAACAGCCACATGCTTCTCCCTAGTTCACAAAGATTCTCAACTTCTCCCTCCTCTTTAAACAAAGCAATTCCTCAAACTCATCACTTTCATGCTCAGGCTATCACGAATGAAGctaaagcagaaaataaaaatcaacatCTAGACGATACAAGCATTTCTGACAGTAAAATTACCTCTCAAAGTTCTGGGAGTGGGGCTGAAGCAGTTACCaatgaagaaaacaaaggaCTCAAAAAGCACAGATACGCATTTCAAACAAGGAGCCAAATTGACATACTTGACGATGGGTATCGCTGGAGAAAATATGGACAAAAAACAGTTAAGAGCGGCAAATTCCCCAG AAGTTATTACAAATGTACGCATAAAGGGTGCAATGTGAAGAAACAAATTCAACGCAGTTCCAAAGACGAAGGGATTGTGGTGACTACCTATGAAGGAAAACACACACATCAAATTGGGAAATTGGCTGACAACTTTGATCAGATTCTGCGGCAGATGCAAAACTATACTGCTTTCTGA